The following proteins come from a genomic window of Chionomys nivalis chromosome 9, mChiNiv1.1, whole genome shotgun sequence:
- the Wfdc8 gene encoding WAP four-disulfide core domain protein 8 isoform X2, producing the protein MNMLSQKEFRKLKRQLRPGHVQVPLGACTQEKVGECPNKRLECGSRVPNPCTTDFNCEAHLKCCPFSCGNLCIDPYEEPCMLPSDAGDCHDNQTRWYFDSEKHYCRPFTYSGCHGNSNNFLSKTDCKNTCMLIVKKGQCPLFPFQMRMECPPSCKNDMDCLEKEKCCESRCGFICARAWLVKTGFCPSKPMMCLKIDKPKCLKDNDCPLDEKCCSRCGLKCLEAKH; encoded by the exons ATGAACATGCTAAGCCAGAAAGAGTTCAGGAAGTTGAAGAGACAACTGAGACCAGGACATGTGCAAGTGCCCTTGGGTGCGTGCACACAAG AGAAAGTGGGCGAGTGCCCCAACAAGCGGTTGGAATGCGGAAGTAGGGTTCCAAACCCATGCACAACAGACTTCAACTGTGAGGCACATTTGAAGTGTTGTCCTTTCTCCTGTGGGAATTTATGCATAGATCCTTATGAAG AACCCTGCATGTTACCCTCAGACGCAGGGGACTGCCATGACAATCAGACTCGCTGGTATTTTGACTCTGAGAAGCATTACTGCAGACCTTTTACATACAGTGGATGTCATGGGAATTCCAACAACTTCCTCAGCAAGACGGACTGCAAGAACACCTGCATGTTAATTG TGAAGAAGGGACAGTGCCCACTCTTCCCTTTCCAAATGAGGATGGAGTGCCCACCCTCCTGCAAGAACGACATGGACTGCCTGGAGAAGGAGAAGTGCTGCGAGTCCAGGTGTGGCTTCATTTGTGCCAGGGCCTGGCTAG TCAAAACAGGTTTCTGCCCAAGTAAGCCCATGATGTGCTTGAAGATCGACAAGCCCAAGTGCTTGAAGGACAACGACTGTCCCCTGGATGAGAAGTGCTGCTCACGCTGTGGCCTGAAGTGCTTGGAAGCCAAACACTGA
- the Eppin gene encoding eppin isoform X1, with protein MKFSGFLSILVLLGLFANIQGLGLTDLLFPRRCPRFREHCELKERDLCSRDRDCQRKEKCCFFNCGKKCLDPQQDICSLPKDSGYCLAYFPRWFYNKENSTCQLFIYGGCQGNNNNFQSQSLCQNVCQKRKTCPRVRIKCEIEERNECTRHRHCPNKKRCCMFSCGKKCLDLKQDVCSLPQDPGPCMAYFPRWWYNKETGVCTEFIYGGCKGNPNNFQTEHICRVVCKKKHLSSWI; from the exons ATGAAGTTTTCTGGATTTCTGAGCATCCTCGTGCTGCTTGGCCTGTTTGCAAATATCCAGGGACTTGGCCTGACTGACTTGCTGTTTCCCA GGAGATGCCCCCGATTCCGAGAGCACTGCGAACTCAAAGAAAGGGACCTGTGCTCCAGGGACAGGGATTGCCAGAGGAAAGAGAAGTGCTGTTTCTTCAACTGCGGAAAGAAATGTTTAGACCCCCAACAAG ATATATGCAGCCTGCCGAAGGACTCTGGCTACTGTTTGGCTTATTTCCCTCGCTggttttataataaagaaaacagcacGTGCCAACTCTTCATCTATGGTGGCTGCCAGGGAAACAACAACAACTTCCAATCCCAAAGCCTATGCCAGAACGTCTGCCAAAAAAGAA AAACATGCCCCAGAGTCAGAATAAAGTGcgaaattgaagaaagaaacgAATGCACAAGGCACAGACACTGTCCCAACAAGAAGAGATGCTGCATGTTCAGCTGTGGCAAGAAATGCTTAGACCTCAAACAAG ATGTATGCAGTCTGCCACAGGATCCTGGCCCCTGCATGGCTTACTTTCCACGCTGGtggtataataaagaaactggagtCTGTACTGAATTCATCTATGGTGGCTGCAAAGGGAATCCTAACAACTTCCAAACTGAACATATCTGCAGAGTTGTCTGCAAAAAGAAAC ATCTGTCTTCCTGGATATGA
- the Wfdc8 gene encoding WAP four-disulfide core domain protein 8 isoform X1, whose translation MKHLPLHGSTSFWRSGVLVLLLFLFLEQTSASYTAKIKQKVGECPNKRLECGSRVPNPCTTDFNCEAHLKCCPFSCGNLCIDPYEEPCMLPSDAGDCHDNQTRWYFDSEKHYCRPFTYSGCHGNSNNFLSKTDCKNTCMLIVKKGQCPLFPFQMRMECPPSCKNDMDCLEKEKCCESRCGFICARAWLVKTGFCPSKPMMCLKIDKPKCLKDNDCPLDEKCCSRCGLKCLEAKH comes from the exons ATGAA GCATCTTCCCCTCCACGGCTCCACCAGCTTCTGGAGGAGTGGAGTTCTTGTgttgcttctcttcctcttcttggaGCAGACTTCCGCATCGTACACTGCCAAAATCAAAC AGAAAGTGGGCGAGTGCCCCAACAAGCGGTTGGAATGCGGAAGTAGGGTTCCAAACCCATGCACAACAGACTTCAACTGTGAGGCACATTTGAAGTGTTGTCCTTTCTCCTGTGGGAATTTATGCATAGATCCTTATGAAG AACCCTGCATGTTACCCTCAGACGCAGGGGACTGCCATGACAATCAGACTCGCTGGTATTTTGACTCTGAGAAGCATTACTGCAGACCTTTTACATACAGTGGATGTCATGGGAATTCCAACAACTTCCTCAGCAAGACGGACTGCAAGAACACCTGCATGTTAATTG TGAAGAAGGGACAGTGCCCACTCTTCCCTTTCCAAATGAGGATGGAGTGCCCACCCTCCTGCAAGAACGACATGGACTGCCTGGAGAAGGAGAAGTGCTGCGAGTCCAGGTGTGGCTTCATTTGTGCCAGGGCCTGGCTAG TCAAAACAGGTTTCTGCCCAAGTAAGCCCATGATGTGCTTGAAGATCGACAAGCCCAAGTGCTTGAAGGACAACGACTGTCCCCTGGATGAGAAGTGCTGCTCACGCTGTGGCCTGAAGTGCTTGGAAGCCAAACACTGA
- the Eppin gene encoding eppin isoform X2, translated as MRLWELLPFLVLFIFLWGIQEPELAEGFFVKTCPRVRIKCEIEERNECTRHRHCPNKKRCCMFSCGKKCLDLKQDVCSLPQDPGPCMAYFPRWWYNKETGVCTEFIYGGCKGNPNNFQTEHICRVVCKKKHLSSWI; from the exons ATGAGACTCTGGGAACTTCTGCCATTCCTGGTCCTCTTCATCTTCTTGTGGGGCATCCAGGAACCTGAGCTGGCAGAGGGGTTCTTTGTCA AAACATGCCCCAGAGTCAGAATAAAGTGcgaaattgaagaaagaaacgAATGCACAAGGCACAGACACTGTCCCAACAAGAAGAGATGCTGCATGTTCAGCTGTGGCAAGAAATGCTTAGACCTCAAACAAG ATGTATGCAGTCTGCCACAGGATCCTGGCCCCTGCATGGCTTACTTTCCACGCTGGtggtataataaagaaactggagtCTGTACTGAATTCATCTATGGTGGCTGCAAAGGGAATCCTAACAACTTCCAAACTGAACATATCTGCAGAGTTGTCTGCAAAAAGAAAC ATCTGTCTTCCTGGATATGA